A region from the Alosa alosa isolate M-15738 ecotype Scorff River chromosome 7, AALO_Geno_1.1, whole genome shotgun sequence genome encodes:
- the LOC125298533 gene encoding histone H2A-like: MSGRGKTGGKARAKAKTRSSRAGLQFPVGRVHRLLRKGNYAQRIGAGAPVYLAAVLEYLTAEILELAGNAARDNKKTRIIPRHLQLAVRNDEELNKLLGGVTIAQGGVLPNIQAVLLPKKTEKSK, from the coding sequence ATGAGCGGCAGAGGCAAAACCGGCGGCAAGGCCAGAGCTAAGGCAAAGACTCGTTCATCTAGGGCTGGACTGCAGTTCCCCGTCGGCCGTGTGCACAGGCTGCTACGTAAAGGCAATTATGCTCAGCGCATTGGCGCTGGTGCACCGGTCTACTTGGCTGCTGTACTCGAGTATCTGACAGCTGAGATCCTGGAGTTGGCCGGCAACGCTGCCCGTGACAACAAGAAGACCCGTATCATTCCCCGCCATCTGCAGCTGGCTGTGCGTAACGACGAGGAGTTGAACAAACTACTCGGCGGAGTGACCATCGCTCAGGGTGGTGTGCTGCCTAATATTCAGGCTGTGCTGCTGCCCAAAAAGACTGAGAAGTCCAAATAA
- the LOC125298500 gene encoding sialoadhesin-like — protein sequence MIEMSFCCFLMQDGTVMHVVFTSLVLILLFHPGSLDSWGVNYATQSKCAPLGSTVDIGCSYTYPSYYTIKSTIWKRNYISLYFNEYSRSIYLGDKYKNCTLMIKDLRYRDTGEYKFRFETYSTGWTAQSAFKLYVTALLVEMSPATVTEGQSVTLTCSTTCRLSTNTTYTWYQNTQLVTRQHTTDNKLILNPVSSGDSGTYSCAVKGHETRPSPDVTLSVQYGPRNISTSDSSSGYRVEGDSVTLICSSDANPPVHNYTWYRRSGDKTAQVATGQKYSITNLSSQTSGRYYCQAENEVGDKNSSDLLVNIYYAPRNTSATVTPSGNTVEGSSMTLTCSSDASPPVSTYTWYKSSGTETILRGPGPHLNLTLASGDGGVYHCEALNEVGSQNSTVVEVILRGGTAHPTVFPLIAVGVALVVALTLVTGIVC from the exons ATGATTGAAATGAGCTTCTGTTGTTTTCTTATGCAGGATGGTACAGTCATGCATGTGGTATTCACTAGTTTGGTGTTGATTCTGCTCTTCCATCCAG GTAGTCTCGACTCCTGGGGAGTAAACTATGCCACGCAAAGCAAATGTGCCCCTCTGGGTTCAACAGTAGACATTGGATGCTCCTACACATATCCCAGTTATTACACAATCAAAAGCACAATTTGGAAGAGAAATTACATATCACTGTATTTTAACGAATATAGTCGTTCAATATATCTGGGTGACAAATATAAGAACTGTACCCTGATGATAAAAGATCTGAGATACAGAGATACAGGAGAATATAAATTCAGATTTGAAACATATTCAACTGGATGGACTGCTCAATCAGCCTTCAAACTGTACGTCACAg cTCTGCTGGTAGAGATGAGTCCAGCCACAGTGACAGAGGGTCAGAGTGTGACTCTAACCTGCAGCACCACCTGCCGTCTGAGCACCAACACCACCTACACCTGGTACCAGAACACACAGCTTGTTACTAGGCAACACACGACAGACAACAAGCTGATCCTCAACCCAGTCAGCAGTGGAGACTCAGGCACTTACTCCTGTGCAGTTAAAGGACACGAGACTCGTCCCTCACCTGACGTGACCCTCAGTGTCCAGT ATGGCCCAAGGAATATATCAACATCAGACAGTTCCTCTGGTTACAGAGTGGAGGGTGATTCAGTGACTCTGATCTGCAGCAGTGATGCCAACCCACCAGTGCACAACTACACCTGGTACAGGAGGAGTGGAGACAAAACTGCACAGGTGGCAACAGGACAGAAGTACAGCATCACCAACCTCAGCTCTCAGACCAGCGGACGGTACTACTGCCAGGCAGAGAATGAGGTTGGGGACAAGAATTCTTCTGATCTTCTGGTGAACATTTATT ATGCCCCAAGGAACACCTCAGCAACGGTCACTCCCTCTGGTAACACAGTTGAGGGCAGTTCAATGACTCTGACCTGCAGCAGTGATGCCAGCCCACCTGTGTCTACCTACACCTGGTACAAGAGCAGTGGAACTGAAACCATTCTCAGAGGCCCTGGGCCACATCTGAACCTCACTTTGGCCTCTGGTGATGGTGGAGTTTACCACTGTGAGGCACTCAATGAAGTGGGCTCCCAGAACTCGACCGTGGTAGAGGTCATTTTAAGAG GTGGTACCGCACATCCGACTGTATTCCCCCTCATAGCAGTGGGAGTGGCACTGGTTGTGGCTCTTACTCTGGTGACTGGGATTGTCTGTT aa
- the LOC125298538 gene encoding histone H2B-like isoform X2 encodes MQSIPPKKGSKKAVTKTAGKGGKKRRKSRKESYAIYVYKVLKQVHPDTGISSKAMGIMNSFVNDIFERIGGEASRLAHYNKRSTITSREIQTAVRLLLPGELAKHAVSEGTKAVTKYTSSK; translated from the exons ATGCAGTCAATAC CGCCCAAGAAAGGCTCCAAGAAAGCAGTGACGAAGACTGCTGGAAAAGGAGGCAAGAAACGCAGAAAGTCCAGGAAGGAGAGTTATGCCATCTACGTGTACAAGGTCCTGAAGCAGGTTCACCCCGACACCGGTATCTCTTCCAAGGCCATGGGCATCATGAACTCCTTCGTGAATGACATCTTTGAGCGCATTGGTGGAGAGGCCTCCCGTTTGGCTCATTACAACAAACGTTCCACCATCACTTCCAGGGAGATCCAGACCGCTGTGCGTCTGCTTCTGCCCGGTGAGCTTGCAAAGCACGCGGTCTCCGAAGGAACAAAGGCCGTCACCAAGTACACAAGCTCCAAGTAA
- the LOC125298548 gene encoding histone H2B-like, with the protein MPDPAKPAPKKGSKKAVTKTAAKGGKKRRKSRKESYAIYVYKVLKQVHPDTGISSKAMGIMNSFVNDIFERIAGEASRLAHYNKRSTISSREIQTAVRLLLPGELAKHAVSEGTKAVTKYTSSK; encoded by the coding sequence ATGCCTGATCCAGCTAAGCCTGCTCCAAAGAAGGGATCCAAGAAAGCCGTGACCAAGACGGCCGCTAAAGGAGGCAAGAAACGTAGAAAGTCTAGGAAAGAAAGTTACGCCATCTACGTGTACAAAGTTCTGAAACAGGTCCACCCTGATACCGGTATCTCTTCAAAGGCTATGGGCATTATGAACTCCTTCGTGAATGATATTTTCGAGCGCATCGCTGGAGAAGCCTCCCGGTTGGCTCACTACAACAAGCGTTCCACCATCTCTTCCAGGGAGATCCAGACCGCTGTGCGTCTGCTTTTGCCCGGTGAGCTGGCTAAGCACGCCGTGTCCGAGGGAACCAAGGCTGTCACCAAGTATACCAGTTCCAAGTAA
- the LOC125298527 gene encoding histone H3-like — MARTKQTARKSTGGKAPRKQLATKAARKSAPVTGGVKKPHRYRPGTVALREIRRYQKSTELLIRKLPFQRLVREIAQDFKTDLRFQSSAVMALQEASEAYLVGLFEDTNMCAIHVKRVTIMPKDIQLARRIRGERA, encoded by the coding sequence ATGGCAAGAACCAAGCAGACAGCTCGCAAATCTACCGGAGGTAAAGCTCCGAGGAAGCAACTCGCCACCAAGGCTGCGCGTAAAAGCGCACCTGTAACCGGCGGAGTGAAGAAGCCTCACCGTTACAGGCCTGGTACCGTGGCTCTGAGAGAGATCCGTCGTTACCAGAAGTCTACTGAGCTGTTGATCCGCAAGCTGCCTTTCCAGCGTCTGGTTAGAGAAATCGCTCAGGATTTCAAGACTGATCTGCGCTTCCAGAGCTCTGCTGTCATGGCTCTTCAGGAGGCTAGCGAGGCTTACCTCGTCGGCCTGTTTGAGGACACTAACATGTGCGCCATCCACGTCAAGAGGGTCACCATCATGCCCAAAGACATCCAGTTGGCTCGTCGTATCCGTGGGGAGCGCGCTTAA
- the LOC125298538 gene encoding histone H2B-like isoform X1 yields the protein MPEPAKSAPKKGSKKAVTKTAGKGGKKRRKSRKESYAIYVYKVLKQVHPDTGISSKAMGIMNSFVNDIFERIGGEASRLAHYNKRSTITSREIQTAVRLLLPGELAKHAVSEGTKAVTKYTSSK from the coding sequence ATGCCTGAACCCGCAAAGTCAGCGCCCAAGAAAGGCTCCAAGAAAGCAGTGACGAAGACTGCTGGAAAAGGAGGCAAGAAACGCAGAAAGTCCAGGAAGGAGAGTTATGCCATCTACGTGTACAAGGTCCTGAAGCAGGTTCACCCCGACACCGGTATCTCTTCCAAGGCCATGGGCATCATGAACTCCTTCGTGAATGACATCTTTGAGCGCATTGGTGGAGAGGCCTCCCGTTTGGCTCATTACAACAAACGTTCCACCATCACTTCCAGGGAGATCCAGACCGCTGTGCGTCTGCTTCTGCCCGGTGAGCTTGCAAAGCACGCGGTCTCCGAAGGAACAAAGGCCGTCACCAAGTACACAAGCTCCAAGTAA